In Synechococcus sp. PCC 6312, one genomic interval encodes:
- a CDS encoding heme o synthase, protein MQDTTWTTPGQRHLFAILGDYYQLTKPRLILLFLITTAAAMEVASQGAVNPLLLLVTLVSGALAAAAANTINCFYDRDIDQIMERTSSRPLPAGRIQPWESLVFAGALAVTSFALLSIFANLLSAGLAMAGIVVYVAVYTHWLKRSSPQNIVIGGAAGAIPPLVGWAAVTGELSWPAWVLFAIIFVWTPPHFWPLAMLIQEDYAKVNVPMLPVVNGDGPTAKQIFIYTLVLLPTSLLLVYPCHVAGWLYGLVAVGLGVGFIYRAWDLMQAPGDKDRARSLFKFSILYMMVLCVGLVVDSLPVTQTFIANLTSQVKTLVALCL, encoded by the coding sequence ATGCAAGATACGACTTGGACAACACCAGGCCAGCGTCACCTATTTGCCATTTTGGGCGACTATTACCAACTGACGAAGCCCCGCTTAATTTTGCTATTTTTAATTACCACGGCCGCAGCGATGGAAGTGGCCAGTCAGGGGGCTGTTAATCCGCTGCTCCTGCTGGTGACCTTGGTGAGTGGGGCTTTGGCGGCGGCGGCGGCTAATACTATTAATTGCTTCTATGACCGGGACATTGACCAGATCATGGAACGAACCAGTTCTCGGCCCCTACCCGCCGGGCGGATCCAACCTTGGGAGTCCTTAGTATTTGCTGGGGCCTTAGCCGTGACCTCATTTGCCCTCCTCTCCATTTTTGCCAATCTCCTCAGTGCTGGTTTAGCGATGGCTGGGATAGTTGTCTATGTAGCTGTCTATACCCATTGGCTGAAGCGATCCTCTCCCCAAAATATTGTCATTGGGGGTGCGGCTGGGGCCATTCCGCCCTTAGTGGGTTGGGCCGCTGTGACTGGAGAACTGAGTTGGCCGGCCTGGGTCTTATTTGCCATCATCTTTGTCTGGACTCCGCCCCACTTTTGGCCCTTGGCGATGCTGATCCAAGAAGACTATGCCAAGGTGAATGTCCCCATGTTGCCCGTGGTGAATGGGGATGGGCCGACAGCTAAGCAAATTTTTATCTACACTCTCGTCCTTCTGCCAACAAGTCTATTGCTAGTCTATCCCTGTCATGTGGCGGGGTGGCTCTATGGTTTAGTGGCCGTTGGGTTAGGAGTGGGTTTCATCTACCGGGCCTGGGATTTAATGCAAGCTCCTGGGGATAAAGATCGGGCCCGCTCATTGTTTAAGTTTTCAATTCTCTACATGATGGTTCTGTGTGTGGGCCTGGTGGTGGATAGTTTACCCGTCACCCAAACTTTCATTGCCAATCTTACATCTCAGGTGAAAACCCTTGTGGCTCTCTGTTTATAG
- a CDS encoding heme A synthase: MLERLTLTPSGSPKPPNLDAAKTIAQAWLYRLVVLMTVMTLFLMGVGSATRVMEAGLACPDWPLCYGELIPKQQMNLQVFLEWFHRLIATSMGVFAIGLTGLAWYWRAHVPKGWAVLASFSLLLVIVQGILGGLTVTELLRFEIVTAHLGTGLLFFCTLVVLTAWLTPYQGVGTAGWLKGWGLGAAVLVYCQSILGGLASSQWALHQCLYGDRLCGVMNSHLVGVVPASLASLVVGILAWRQAALHPLLRQLGQLIFLCLLLQIFLGSTTYNLKLAIPALTVAHQMVGAALLGTLVAFTTFVARDFTTTSLEKSAPFSPS, from the coding sequence ATGCTGGAACGACTGACCCTAACTCCCTCGGGTTCTCCTAAACCCCCAAACCTAGATGCTGCCAAAACCATTGCCCAGGCCTGGCTCTATCGCCTTGTGGTGTTAATGACTGTCATGACCCTCTTTCTGATGGGGGTTGGTAGTGCCACACGGGTGATGGAAGCGGGTTTAGCTTGTCCCGATTGGCCCCTCTGCTATGGCGAGCTAATTCCGAAGCAGCAGATGAACTTGCAAGTCTTTTTGGAGTGGTTTCATCGCCTGATTGCCACCAGTATGGGGGTGTTTGCCATTGGACTCACTGGGTTGGCCTGGTACTGGCGGGCCCATGTTCCCAAGGGTTGGGCTGTCTTAGCGAGCTTTAGTTTACTCCTGGTGATTGTTCAAGGCATATTAGGCGGACTAACAGTGACAGAACTACTCCGCTTTGAAATTGTCACGGCCCATTTGGGAACCGGCCTGTTGTTCTTTTGCACCTTGGTTGTCCTCACGGCCTGGTTAACACCCTATCAAGGAGTCGGTACAGCGGGCTGGTTGAAAGGCTGGGGCCTGGGGGCGGCAGTCCTTGTTTATTGCCAAAGTATTTTAGGTGGGCTAGCGTCTTCCCAATGGGCTTTACACCAGTGTCTTTATGGTGATCGGCTTTGTGGGGTCATGAATAGTCATCTAGTGGGGGTTGTTCCAGCAAGTTTAGCCTCCTTGGTGGTGGGGATACTGGCCTGGCGACAAGCGGCCCTACATCCCCTGTTGCGTCAACTGGGGCAACTCATCTTTCTCTGTTTGCTGTTGCAGATTTTCTTGGGCAGTACGACTTATAACCTCAAATTGGCCATCCCGGCCCTAACCGTGGCCCATCAAATGGTTGGGGCTGCCTTATTAGGGACTTTAGTGGCCTTTACAACCTTTGTCGCCCGAGACTTCACCACGACTTCCCTGGAAAAATCGGCTCCTTTTTCCCCCTCATGA
- a CDS encoding heavy metal translocating P-type ATPase, whose protein sequence is MITLQLTGVRCGACVQTITNAIQALPGVRECHVNFATTQASVELDPTLTTIADLEQAVQAVGYGATYIEDPLALLMDSTTENQAWRQSQRQLRQQVYWGSGLSILIVLGALPMMLGWDPGIPQFLQSAWVQALLATPIQFWVGGAFYRQAWIAAQHRTATMDTLVSLGTSAAYGYSLVLTFFPAWAAQLGLDHHVYFEVAAIVITLVLLGRYLEQRAKRQTSQSIRQLIGLQPQTARVVRPEGDLEIATTAIQVGDVVLIRPGEKIPLDGIVLGGQSNVDEALVTGESQPVFKQPGDAVIGATLNQSGSLQVQVTKVGRETFLAQMVQLVQQAQNSRAPIQRRADQVMAWFVPVVIGIALVTFLAWWLLTGNLTLALFTLIQVLIIACPCALGLATPTSIMVGTGKGAEYGILIKGADSLELAAKIQTIVLDKTGTLTQGKPTVTHWLTRPDLTTPETQTLIAQTAAVERLSEHPLAQAIVNYAQSQAVPIPDAEMFQAWPGEGVQGNVNQNFVQVGSLTWLESLHIPASFLPPALAQDHSWIGIAINGEMQGLVGITDSLKPSSSSVVQTLQRMGLKVVMLTGDRWDTAQAIAAEVGIKEVLAEVKPAAKAAMIEKLQAQGQIVAMVGDGINDAPALAQANVGIAIGTGTDVAIAASDITLISGDLQAIVTAIQLSRATLRNIHQNLFFALIYNGIGIPVAAGLFYPIWGWLLNPILAGGAMAFSSISVVTNALRLQGFQPDQYPSR, encoded by the coding sequence ATGATCACCCTCCAACTCACTGGGGTACGCTGCGGGGCCTGTGTCCAAACCATTACTAACGCGATCCAAGCCTTACCAGGGGTACGAGAATGTCACGTCAATTTTGCTACCACCCAAGCCAGCGTAGAACTTGACCCTACCCTAACAACGATTGCGGATTTAGAACAGGCCGTCCAAGCCGTCGGGTATGGCGCGACCTACATCGAAGACCCCCTCGCCCTGCTCATGGATTCAACTACCGAAAACCAGGCCTGGCGACAATCCCAACGTCAACTCCGGCAGCAAGTGTATTGGGGCAGTGGCTTAAGTATTTTGATCGTCTTGGGGGCATTACCCATGATGCTGGGCTGGGATCCAGGCATTCCCCAGTTCTTACAATCCGCGTGGGTACAGGCTCTTCTGGCGACACCGATCCAGTTTTGGGTGGGGGGGGCATTCTATCGCCAGGCCTGGATAGCCGCCCAACATCGAACCGCCACAATGGACACCTTAGTCAGCTTGGGAACCAGTGCGGCCTATGGCTACTCCTTGGTGTTAACTTTTTTCCCGGCCTGGGCCGCCCAATTGGGTCTAGACCACCATGTTTACTTTGAAGTGGCCGCCATTGTCATTACCTTGGTGCTTCTGGGGCGGTACTTAGAACAACGGGCTAAACGGCAAACGTCCCAGTCCATTCGACAACTCATTGGCTTACAACCGCAAACAGCCCGAGTCGTCCGTCCTGAGGGAGACCTTGAAATTGCGACTACGGCGATACAGGTGGGGGATGTGGTGTTGATCCGGCCGGGTGAAAAAATTCCCTTAGATGGAATTGTTCTAGGGGGGCAGTCCAATGTTGATGAAGCCCTGGTTACTGGGGAAAGCCAACCTGTTTTTAAGCAGCCAGGGGACGCGGTGATTGGGGCGACTCTCAATCAGTCGGGTAGCTTACAGGTACAAGTGACAAAAGTTGGCCGGGAGACGTTTTTAGCCCAGATGGTTCAACTGGTGCAGCAGGCCCAAAATAGTCGCGCCCCCATTCAACGCCGTGCCGATCAAGTCATGGCCTGGTTTGTCCCAGTCGTGATTGGCATTGCCCTTGTGACCTTCCTAGCCTGGTGGCTGCTGACGGGAAACCTGACCTTAGCCCTATTCACCCTCATCCAAGTCCTGATCATTGCTTGCCCCTGCGCCCTTGGCCTGGCCACTCCGACTTCGATCATGGTGGGGACAGGCAAAGGAGCCGAATATGGAATTTTAATTAAAGGGGCGGATAGCTTAGAACTGGCCGCCAAGATTCAAACCATTGTTCTTGATAAAACGGGAACGCTGACCCAGGGCAAACCAACCGTAACCCACTGGCTAACCCGACCGGACCTGACCACCCCAGAAACCCAAACCCTGATCGCTCAAACTGCGGCGGTGGAACGGCTATCTGAGCATCCCCTCGCCCAGGCCATTGTCAACTATGCCCAATCCCAAGCAGTTCCCATTCCCGATGCCGAGATGTTCCAGGCCTGGCCGGGTGAAGGAGTGCAAGGGAACGTCAATCAGAATTTTGTCCAGGTGGGCAGCTTGACTTGGTTAGAATCCCTGCACATTCCGGCATCGTTCTTACCCCCAGCGTTAGCCCAAGATCACAGTTGGATTGGGATTGCGATTAACGGTGAAATGCAGGGCCTGGTGGGAATTACCGATAGCCTGAAACCCTCATCCTCATCAGTTGTGCAAACCCTCCAACGGATGGGCTTAAAAGTAGTCATGTTGACAGGAGATCGTTGGGATACGGCCCAGGCCATTGCCGCAGAAGTGGGTATTAAGGAGGTGTTGGCCGAAGTCAAACCTGCTGCCAAAGCGGCCATGATCGAAAAACTCCAGGCCCAGGGACAGATTGTGGCCATGGTCGGGGATGGGATTAACGATGCACCCGCCTTAGCCCAGGCCAACGTAGGGATTGCCATTGGTACAGGGACTGATGTGGCCATTGCCGCCAGTGACATTACCCTAATTTCCGGGGATCTCCAAGCTATTGTCACCGCCATTCAATTATCCAGAGCTACTCTCCGGAATATCCACCAAAACCTCTTTTTTGCCCTCATCTATAACGGCATTGGCATTCCAGTTGCGGCGGGGCTGTTTTATCCGATCTGGGGGTGGCTCTTAAATCCCATTCTCGCGGGGGGAGCCATGGCCTTCAGTTCTATCTCGGTTGTAACGAATGCTCTGCGCTTACAAGGGTTCCAGCCCGACCAATATCCATCAAGATAA
- a CDS encoding heavy-metal-associated domain-containing protein: MQSYQFYVTDMVCEGCGDLIRQAIQALDADAEITADLETKVVRVISQAQEAAIRAAIIQAGYAVQ, from the coding sequence ATGCAGAGCTATCAGTTTTATGTGACAGATATGGTCTGTGAGGGTTGCGGTGATCTGATTCGCCAGGCCATCCAGGCCCTTGATGCCGATGCCGAAATTACCGCCGACTTGGAGACAAAAGTAGTCAGAGTCATCTCCCAGGCCCAGGAGGCTGCTATTCGGGCTGCAATTATCCAGGCCGGGTATGCCGTCCAATGA
- a CDS encoding DUF3611 family protein: MNRLPGQRKPKGKVTEPIHRLGQDLQRIGWIGFWIQVVFAFLSLIIILTVFFGRNFNASQIQAPNRSNFGLILACIGLIFLSIGIYCNFRYPQLGRQMDNPEKRPPKAEVLKYLKLGLWVNVLGMVFTVIAAEWNVGMLLLRVLSLPQGAAVYATGLLVEPIDIFVVQSKINIIAAQLTGIISALWLLLRVNQNQP, encoded by the coding sequence ATGAATCGTCTGCCAGGCCAAAGGAAACCCAAAGGCAAGGTCACAGAACCGATCCATCGCTTGGGTCAAGATCTACAGCGAATTGGCTGGATTGGGTTTTGGATTCAGGTCGTTTTTGCTTTTTTGTCATTAATTATCATCTTGACAGTATTTTTTGGCCGCAATTTTAATGCCAGCCAAATTCAAGCTCCCAATCGTTCCAATTTTGGCCTGATTTTAGCCTGTATTGGTTTAATTTTTCTCTCTATTGGCATTTATTGCAACTTTCGCTATCCGCAACTGGGTCGTCAAATGGATAACCCGGAAAAACGTCCCCCTAAAGCAGAAGTTCTCAAGTATCTCAAGCTGGGTCTCTGGGTCAATGTCTTGGGAATGGTGTTCACCGTCATCGCAGCGGAGTGGAATGTGGGGATGCTGCTGCTAAGAGTTCTCTCCCTGCCCCAAGGAGCCGCAGTTTATGCCACAGGGCTATTAGTTGAACCCATTGATATTTTTGTCGTACAGTCAAAGATTAATATTATTGCTGCTCAATTGACAGGAATTATTTCCGCGTTGTGGTTGCTACTGCGAGTCAATCAAAATCAACCCTAA
- the pyrF gene encoding orotidine-5'-phosphate decarboxylase — protein sequence MSKIIPQTIAERIIIALDVPTTEAAFRLVDQIPQASFWKVGLELFLRAGHEVIPELKARQKHIFLDLKLHDIPNTVAAACRILANYGVDLLTIHTTTGRTGLKAAQAALKESSQQLGISPVKLLGVTLLTSFSSRELAFDLKIPLELPDYILQMALLAQESDLNGVICSPQEATMIRQACGEEFLLVCPGIRLPSQQKKDDQQRTMTPQAAFQAGANYLVIGRPITQATDPAQAFQTLLET from the coding sequence ATGTCAAAAATAATTCCTCAAACAATTGCTGAAAGAATCATTATTGCCCTTGATGTCCCAACAACCGAGGCTGCATTTAGATTAGTTGACCAAATTCCCCAGGCCAGCTTCTGGAAGGTGGGTTTAGAGTTGTTTCTTAGGGCTGGACACGAGGTCATTCCAGAACTGAAGGCTCGCCAAAAGCACATTTTTCTAGACCTCAAACTTCATGACATTCCCAATACCGTTGCGGCTGCCTGTCGAATCCTCGCGAACTATGGGGTGGACTTGTTAACTATTCATACAACGACTGGACGAACTGGCTTAAAAGCGGCTCAAGCTGCTCTCAAAGAATCATCTCAACAGTTGGGAATTTCGCCTGTAAAATTGTTGGGAGTGACCCTTTTAACCAGTTTTTCTAGTCGTGAACTAGCCTTTGATTTGAAAATCCCCCTCGAGTTACCTGACTATATTTTACAAATGGCCCTTTTAGCTCAGGAGTCGGACTTAAATGGGGTTATTTGTTCTCCTCAAGAAGCAACCATGATTCGCCAGGCCTGTGGAGAGGAATTTTTATTAGTTTGTCCGGGGATTCGTTTACCCAGTCAACAAAAGAAAGATGATCAACAGCGGACAATGACTCCCCAAGCCGCTTTCCAGGCCGGAGCGAACTACCTCGTGATTGGCCGGCCCATCACCCAGGCCACCGATCCTGCTCAAGCTTTCCAGACATTGCTTGAAACTTAG
- the thiL gene encoding thiamine-phosphate kinase codes for MHLVKDIGESGLLAIVQTFCPGQVVGDDAALVSISPGQQVVVTTDLLVDGVHFSLGLARPGIVTMTPEDVGWRAAAANLSDLAAMGARPLGITVGLSLRPDVPLVWVEEIYQGLAACLTEFGGGAILGGDVCRSDVLSLAITALGEVDPQAAIYRHRARAGDVILATGIHGAARAGLELLLKPAWGEFLTTHQRQALIQTHQRPRPRLDVIEIIQHYLPTARIAGMDSSDGLADAVIQICQQSQTGAILWVEQLPLVKELPRELGQAWGLYGGEDFELVLTLAPEAAKVLMPHLGADAAVIGEITLGPGITLMTATETMTLDPDQRWQHF; via the coding sequence ATGCACCTAGTTAAGGATATTGGCGAGTCTGGGCTACTGGCAATTGTCCAAACGTTCTGTCCAGGCCAGGTGGTGGGGGATGACGCAGCCTTAGTGTCAATCTCACCCGGCCAACAGGTGGTGGTGACAACGGATTTGTTGGTAGATGGGGTGCATTTTAGCTTAGGGCTGGCCCGGCCGGGGATTGTGACGATGACCCCTGAGGATGTGGGGTGGCGGGCGGCCGCGGCAAATTTATCCGACTTGGCAGCAATGGGGGCCAGGCCTTTGGGGATTACAGTCGGATTGAGTTTACGGCCGGATGTACCCTTGGTCTGGGTTGAGGAAATTTATCAGGGGTTAGCAGCTTGCTTGACAGAGTTTGGGGGGGGGGCAATTTTAGGCGGTGATGTTTGTCGGTCAGATGTGTTAAGCCTAGCCATTACGGCCTTGGGAGAAGTAGATCCGCAAGCGGCAATCTATCGGCATAGGGCCCGGGCGGGGGATGTGATTTTAGCAACGGGGATCCACGGGGCGGCGCGAGCGGGCCTGGAGCTATTGTTAAAACCAGCTTGGGGAGAGTTTTTGACCACCCATCAACGCCAAGCCCTGATTCAGACCCACCAACGGCCCCGACCCCGATTAGATGTGATTGAGATCATTCAACACTACTTACCAACAGCTAGGATTGCCGGGATGGATAGCAGTGATGGCTTGGCGGATGCTGTGATCCAAATTTGTCAGCAAAGTCAGACGGGAGCCATCCTTTGGGTAGAACAACTTCCCCTAGTTAAGGAGTTGCCAAGGGAATTAGGCCAGGCCTGGGGCCTATATGGTGGGGAAGATTTTGAGTTGGTCTTAACCCTAGCCCCGGAAGCCGCTAAAGTCTTAATGCCTCACCTTGGGGCCGATGCCGCAGTAATTGGGGAAATTACACTTGGGCCGGGGATCACCTTAATGACTGCTACTGAAACCATGACCCTTGATCCCGACCAACGCTGGCAGCATTTTTAG
- a CDS encoding DUF3143 domain-containing protein: MNLPAPDTPLYNHPLPLIEAWLREHGCVQHREQLHCWQLKTPQWQAWISLDIEELTVLYEAPGHQMKRAFKYSLSREDVESAVFAGP, from the coding sequence ATGAACCTACCTGCCCCGGATACACCCCTCTACAATCATCCTCTGCCCCTGATCGAGGCCTGGTTACGGGAGCATGGCTGTGTCCAACATCGGGAACAATTACACTGTTGGCAGCTTAAAACACCCCAATGGCAGGCCTGGATTAGCTTGGATATTGAGGAACTCACTGTTCTCTATGAAGCACCGGGACATCAGATGAAACGTGCTTTTAAGTATTCCCTCAGTCGCGAAGATGTCGAGTCGGCGGTTTTTGCTGGCCCCTGA
- a CDS encoding J domain-containing protein encodes MSQSSTRKLTYYDVLGIQPSASLVQVRQAYREKSKLYHPDTTQLPLSLAREKFEALNQAYAVLNSPILRQQYDLRQESLGGNAETTASGTKAQDKKDSWRVGLGVQGVERPLSAGEIFALFILGLAFLGCLVLAIVVGISRGELMLQAWS; translated from the coding sequence ATGTCTCAGTCCTCTACCCGTAAGCTGACTTATTATGATGTTCTGGGAATTCAGCCCTCAGCATCTCTGGTGCAAGTACGGCAGGCCTATCGGGAAAAAAGTAAGCTCTATCATCCAGATACGACCCAGTTGCCGTTATCCTTAGCGCGGGAGAAGTTTGAGGCTCTGAACCAAGCCTATGCCGTCTTAAACAGTCCAATCCTCCGGCAGCAATACGACCTGCGCCAAGAAAGTTTGGGGGGAAACGCTGAAACTACGGCCTCTGGGACTAAAGCTCAAGATAAAAAGGACTCATGGCGAGTTGGCTTGGGGGTGCAAGGGGTAGAGCGGCCCTTATCGGCTGGGGAAATCTTTGCCTTGTTTATCTTGGGCTTGGCGTTTTTGGGGTGCTTAGTTTTGGCGATTGTCGTTGGCATTAGTCGGGGAGAATTGATGCTCCAGGCCTGGAGTTAG
- a CDS encoding type II secretion system F family protein, producing the protein MATYELRVKDAQGKFKTVKQTADSIRDARITIQSQGLQVLEVKEAQKLTLKSDLDLSFLSKITVKDKAIFSRQFASLVNAGVALVRGLGVMADQCTNPKLKKVLMAVNNDIQQGGTLADAMRAHPEAFDNLYVAMIQAGETGGVLDEVLNRISKLLEDQARLDNQIKSALAYPVVVGLLAVGIFLGMVIFLIPVFDGIFKQLGGDLPPFTQFMVNLSEFLRTPQYMALLIISIVGLVIGIRAYYKTPPGRLMFDQLLLKLPLFGELVEKTAVARFCRTFGSLSRSGVPILRSLDIVSQTAGNQVIANAIDSAKAEVQTGGMLSIAIQRARVFPVLATQMINVGEETGELDKMLMKVADFYEDEVEQSVKALTSVMEPLMIAVLGGMVGSILVAMYLPMFKIFDLIK; encoded by the coding sequence ATGGCGACCTATGAATTACGGGTTAAAGATGCTCAGGGTAAGTTTAAGACCGTTAAGCAGACCGCCGATTCGATTCGTGATGCCCGGATTACCATCCAGAGTCAGGGCTTACAGGTTTTAGAGGTTAAGGAAGCTCAGAAACTGACCCTTAAATCTGACCTTGACCTGAGTTTTTTAAGCAAGATTACGGTGAAGGATAAGGCAATTTTCTCACGACAGTTCGCCTCTCTGGTGAATGCGGGGGTGGCACTGGTGCGGGGCCTGGGGGTGATGGCTGATCAATGTACGAATCCCAAGCTGAAAAAAGTCCTGATGGCGGTCAATAACGATATTCAACAGGGGGGGACTCTGGCTGACGCGATGCGGGCTCATCCGGAGGCCTTTGATAATCTCTACGTCGCGATGATCCAGGCCGGGGAAACTGGGGGGGTACTGGATGAGGTTTTGAACCGCATTTCTAAGCTCTTGGAAGACCAAGCCCGGCTTGATAACCAGATTAAATCAGCCTTAGCTTATCCAGTCGTGGTTGGGCTGTTGGCAGTGGGGATTTTCCTAGGGATGGTGATTTTTTTAATTCCGGTTTTTGATGGCATCTTTAAACAACTCGGTGGAGATCTGCCGCCCTTTACTCAGTTCATGGTGAACTTGAGTGAGTTTTTACGGACTCCCCAGTACATGGCCTTGCTGATTATTTCCATTGTTGGCCTGGTGATTGGCATTCGTGCTTATTATAAAACTCCCCCTGGACGGCTAATGTTTGACCAATTGTTATTGAAATTGCCCTTGTTTGGGGAGTTGGTGGAAAAAACTGCAGTAGCCCGGTTTTGTCGAACCTTTGGATCATTATCCCGCTCTGGAGTCCCTATTTTACGTTCCTTGGATATTGTGAGCCAGACTGCGGGAAATCAAGTGATTGCCAATGCCATTGACTCGGCCAAAGCAGAGGTACAAACGGGGGGAATGCTGAGTATTGCGATTCAACGAGCGCGGGTGTTTCCTGTCCTTGCCACCCAGATGATCAATGTTGGTGAAGAAACAGGGGAATTGGATAAGATGCTGATGAAGGTGGCTGACTTTTATGAGGATGAGGTGGAGCAGTCGGTCAAAGCCTTAACGAGTGTGATGGAGCCATTGATGATTGCGGTCTTGGGGGGCATGGTGGGTTCGATTCTGGTGGCGATGTATTTGCCGATGTTCAAGATCTTCGATCTGATTAAATAG
- a CDS encoding type IV pilus twitching motility protein PilT, which yields MELMIEDLMEQVVASGGSDLHLSAGLPPYIRISGKLTPTEYEPMTPEQCQRLIFSMLNNTQRKHLEQNWELDCSYGVRGLARFRVNVYKDRGTYAACLRALSSKIPTFEQLGLPNIVREMTERPRGLILVTGPTGSGKTTTLAAMIDLINKTRAEHILTVEDPIEFVYEPIKSLIHQRQVGEDTKNFANALRAALRQDPDIILVGEMRDLETIQLAISAAETGHLVFGTLHTSSAPQTVDRMVDVFPPAQQTQIRVQLSNSLVAVFSQTLVPKKNPKPGEFGRVMAQEIMITTPAISNLIREGKTSQIYSAIQTGGKLGMQTLEKVLADYYKSGMISYEAAISKSSRADELQRLIGSGVAAAGMH from the coding sequence ATGGAATTAATGATCGAAGACTTAATGGAGCAGGTGGTGGCCAGCGGTGGTTCTGATTTACACCTCTCGGCTGGGTTGCCCCCCTACATTCGGATTAGCGGCAAATTAACACCGACTGAGTATGAGCCGATGACTCCGGAACAATGCCAGCGGTTAATTTTCAGTATGCTCAACAATACGCAACGGAAGCATCTTGAGCAGAACTGGGAATTGGACTGCTCCTATGGGGTGCGGGGCCTGGCCCGGTTTCGGGTCAATGTCTATAAGGATCGAGGCACTTATGCGGCTTGCTTGCGGGCCCTCAGTTCTAAAATTCCCACCTTTGAGCAACTGGGCTTACCTAATATTGTTCGGGAAATGACTGAGCGACCGAGGGGGCTGATCTTGGTGACGGGCCCAACGGGATCGGGAAAAACCACAACCCTAGCGGCCATGATCGATCTGATCAACAAAACCCGAGCCGAACATATTTTGACTGTGGAAGACCCGATTGAATTTGTCTATGAACCAATTAAAAGCTTAATTCACCAACGCCAAGTGGGAGAGGATACTAAGAATTTTGCCAATGCCTTACGGGCGGCGTTACGGCAAGACCCCGATATTATTTTGGTAGGAGAGATGCGGGATTTGGAAACGATTCAGTTGGCGATTTCCGCTGCAGAAACGGGGCACTTAGTCTTTGGAACGTTACACACGAGTTCGGCTCCCCAAACCGTGGATCGGATGGTGGATGTTTTTCCCCCGGCCCAGCAAACTCAGATTCGGGTGCAGTTATCCAACTCCTTGGTGGCCGTCTTCAGCCAAACCTTGGTTCCTAAGAAAAATCCTAAACCAGGGGAGTTCGGCCGGGTCATGGCTCAGGAAATTATGATCACGACTCCAGCTATTTCTAACCTGATTCGGGAAGGGAAAACTTCTCAGATTTACTCCGCGATTCAAACCGGGGGCAAATTGGGGATGCAAACCCTGGAGAAAGTCTTGGCGGATTATTATAAATCGGGGATGATTAGCTACGAAGCGGCTATTTCCAAGTCGTCTCGGGCAGATGAGTTGCAGCGGTTAATTGGCAGTGGAGTTGCAGCGGCCGGCATGCATTAA